From one Cyanobacteriota bacterium genomic stretch:
- a CDS encoding carbonic anhydrase has protein sequence MQELIKGLREFQSTDFVAKRDLFEKLSHGQHPRVLFITCSDSRIDPNLITQSDVGDLFVIRNAGNIVPPFGATNGGEGATIEYAINALGIQHVIICGHSHCGAMKGLLKLETLEHEMPLVYNWLKYCEATRRLIRDAYSDREGEALLEVTTAENVLTQIENLRTYPIVHSKLHQGKLAIHGWIYEIETGEVLAYDGDTHSFLPIRSEVDITPVDYSPNHIPEHTLSISHNLHWRISAEQAKRIYQGTYR, from the coding sequence ATGCAAGAACTGATAAAAGGGCTACGAGAGTTCCAAAGCACTGACTTTGTTGCTAAGCGAGATTTGTTTGAGAAGCTCTCCCATGGACAACATCCCAGAGTTTTATTTATTACCTGTTCTGATTCCCGTATTGACCCTAACCTGATTACTCAGTCAGATGTAGGAGACTTATTTGTAATCCGCAATGCAGGTAACATTGTGCCGCCCTTCGGCGCGACTAATGGGGGAGAAGGAGCCACGATCGAATATGCCATCAATGCCCTAGGAATCCAACATGTCATTATCTGCGGTCATTCCCATTGTGGTGCTATGAAGGGGCTGCTGAAGCTAGAAACCCTAGAGCACGAGATGCCGTTGGTGTATAACTGGCTAAAATACTGTGAAGCGACTCGGCGGTTAATCAGAGATGCCTACAGCGATCGCGAAGGGGAAGCCCTGCTAGAGGTTACTACTGCCGAGAATGTCTTGACCCAGATTGAAAATCTCCGTACCTATCCCATTGTCCACTCCAAGCTTCATCAAGGCAAACTTGCCATCCACGGCTGGATTTACGAAATCGAAACGGGAGAAGTTCTCGCCTACGATGGGGATACTCACAGTTTCTTGCCCATCCGTAGCGAGGTAGACATCACGCCAGTAGACTATAGCCCCAATCATATCCCCGAACATACCCTCAGCATTAGTCATAACCTACACTGGCGAATTTCGGCTGAGCAGGCTAAGCGCATTTATCAAGGCACCTATCGCTAG
- a CDS encoding tetratricopeptide repeat protein, whose amino-acid sequence MTDAPLPVDQQFDQALERYKAGESADTLIPVFKDICDRAPKSSAAWTCLSWLYLLEDKADRAYKAAKQAVKINPHDPQARINLAIAMLETNQKGVRPHVELATQVVMAVSELRDEVENNFADGLQRKPGWKALEKVKAWMFG is encoded by the coding sequence ATGACAGATGCACCGCTGCCAGTTGACCAGCAGTTTGACCAAGCTCTAGAGCGATACAAGGCTGGAGAATCTGCGGATACCCTAATTCCAGTGTTTAAGGATATTTGCGATCGTGCTCCCAAGTCTAGTGCCGCTTGGACCTGTCTATCGTGGCTGTACCTGCTGGAAGATAAAGCTGATCGTGCCTACAAGGCAGCCAAGCAAGCGGTCAAAATCAATCCCCATGACCCTCAAGCTCGCATCAATTTAGCCATCGCCATGCTGGAAACTAACCAAAAGGGTGTGCGTCCCCACGTGGAGTTAGCTACCCAGGTAGTCATGGCTGTATCAGAGTTGCGCGACGAAGTGGAAAATAATTTCGCTGATGGGTTACAACGGAAGCCCGGCTGGAAGGCGCTAGAGAAAGTCAAGGCTTGGATGTTTGGGTAA
- a CDS encoding chlorophyll a-b binding domain-containing protein, with protein sequence MADETVHNQVTSEQTADQPTTTAPVTPSANPEEPAFGWNGYAERLNGRFAMVGFVLLLVLEWFTGQDFFTWLGLR encoded by the coding sequence ATGGCTGACGAAACTGTCCACAATCAGGTAACATCTGAGCAAACTGCTGACCAACCTACAACCACGGCACCAGTTACGCCATCGGCGAATCCAGAAGAGCCTGCCTTTGGTTGGAATGGTTATGCCGAGCGGCTGAATGGTCGATTTGCTATGGTGGGCTTTGTGTTGCTGCTAGTGCTGGAATGGTTCACTGGTCAGGATTTCTTTACTTGGTTGGGGCTACGCTAG
- a CDS encoding sensor histidine kinase, with protein MGGTVVGLCLSSFFSYRELVKRAEAELVVTLNVKAENLEGSLNSFKTSAELTIEAIKTLHEAGEQREQVYVELIRRALEQLPLATGMGFGQPPDSRIILPSRQYAYPYAIKKGGVVTAKGGESNPDSYNEPYFTQPIAAKRGLWLEPVSYLETTLDPPQYVVSTSYAAPFYTKDGKLLGVFSQDLELGFLSEVLSEKVINEAGYFVLVSANGNLIAYPPDPQQALKLNPFPKISNYSELWNKIETDLNSRQASNGLVAWRDASGKRRFWAYRRIANTNWVLLASVPESVVFGPILRFTVGGSLGAILGAAIVLAIVVALFVRNLNRRLQPIMDECNRLAETNAKSEELMSREDELGRLTISFYNLLGQVTVNERRLRKEMARSAQAFQALQQAQAQLIQTEKMSSLGQLVAGIAHEINNPINFIYGNLPHAASYAKDLVGLIQLYEQHYTDPVPEIRAYRDEIDLEFLIEDLEKMLSSMRIGADRIREIVLSLRNFSRLDEAEMKPVNIHDGIDSTLLILQNRLKGSASCPKIDIVKAYGDLPLVDCYPGQLNQVFMNILSNAIDALSQFCDKQQQTSDAKPFTPTITIHTQLIDQGTWVRISFKDNGPGIPAEHLSKLFDPFFTTKPVGEGTGLGLSISYQIIVEKHRGRLTCVSALGEGAEFVIEIPVSRPDVPT; from the coding sequence TTGGGCGGCACAGTAGTTGGTCTTTGCTTATCGTCGTTTTTTTCCTATCGAGAGTTGGTCAAGCGGGCCGAAGCTGAGCTAGTCGTAACCCTGAACGTAAAAGCAGAAAACCTAGAAGGCAGCTTGAATAGCTTCAAGACTTCTGCCGAACTGACAATAGAGGCTATTAAAACGCTACATGAGGCTGGTGAACAGCGAGAACAGGTTTACGTTGAGTTGATTCGCCGTGCTTTGGAGCAATTGCCCCTAGCGACAGGTATGGGATTTGGTCAGCCACCCGACAGCCGCATTATTCTACCCTCCCGTCAATATGCCTATCCCTATGCCATCAAAAAAGGTGGTGTGGTTACAGCTAAAGGCGGAGAATCTAACCCAGATAGCTACAACGAACCCTATTTTACCCAGCCGATCGCCGCCAAACGTGGCTTGTGGCTAGAGCCAGTTTCCTATCTAGAGACGACCTTAGACCCTCCTCAGTATGTCGTTAGCACTAGTTATGCTGCACCCTTCTATACAAAGGATGGAAAACTATTAGGAGTGTTTTCCCAGGACTTGGAATTAGGATTTTTGAGTGAAGTCCTGTCGGAAAAAGTGATCAACGAAGCAGGCTATTTTGTGTTGGTGAGTGCCAACGGCAACCTCATTGCCTATCCGCCGGATCCGCAGCAAGCTCTCAAACTGAATCCCTTTCCTAAAATCAGCAACTACAGTGAACTGTGGAACAAAATTGAGACTGACCTAAACTCTCGTCAGGCTTCCAATGGGCTAGTAGCATGGCGAGATGCCAGTGGCAAGCGGCGTTTTTGGGCCTATCGACGCATTGCGAATACCAACTGGGTGTTGTTGGCATCTGTGCCAGAGTCTGTGGTGTTTGGGCCAATTCTGCGCTTCACGGTTGGGGGGAGTTTAGGAGCTATTTTGGGAGCCGCGATCGTCCTAGCGATTGTAGTTGCGCTGTTTGTACGGAATTTGAACCGTCGGTTACAGCCCATCATGGATGAATGTAACCGCTTAGCCGAAACCAATGCCAAGAGCGAAGAGTTGATGAGCCGGGAAGATGAGCTAGGTCGCTTGACCATCTCCTTCTATAACTTGCTCGGTCAAGTAACGGTCAACGAGCGTCGCCTGCGTAAGGAAATGGCGCGGTCTGCCCAAGCCTTTCAAGCCTTGCAACAAGCCCAAGCGCAACTCATCCAGACAGAAAAAATGTCTAGCCTTGGTCAGCTAGTGGCGGGCATTGCCCACGAGATTAATAACCCTATCAACTTTATCTACGGCAATTTGCCTCACGCTGCTAGTTATGCCAAAGACCTCGTGGGTCTGATTCAGCTCTACGAGCAGCACTACACTGACCCAGTGCCAGAAATTCGCGCCTATCGAGATGAGATTGACTTGGAATTCCTGATTGAAGATTTGGAAAAGATGCTGTCATCTATGCGCATTGGGGCCGATCGCATTCGGGAAATCGTCTTGTCGTTGCGGAACTTCTCACGGTTGGATGAAGCCGAAATGAAGCCTGTTAATATCCATGATGGCATCGACAGTACGCTACTCATTCTGCAAAACCGTCTCAAGGGTAGTGCATCCTGCCCCAAGATTGACATTGTGAAAGCCTATGGTGACTTACCTCTAGTGGACTGCTACCCGGGTCAACTAAACCAAGTGTTTATGAATATTTTGAGCAACGCGATCGATGCCCTTAGCCAGTTCTGCGACAAACAGCAACAAACCTCTGACGCTAAACCCTTTACCCCTACAATCACCATCCATACGCAACTCATTGATCAGGGCACATGGGTACGAATTAGCTTCAAAGATAACGGCCCAGGCATTCCTGCGGAGCACTTGTCAAAACTGTTTGACCCATTTTTCACGACAAAACCAGTGGGCGAGGGCACAGGCTTGGGCTTGTCCATTAGCTATCAAATTATTGTCGAGAAACACCGAGGACGGTTAACCTGTGTGTCTGCTCTGGGTGAAGGTGCGGAATTTGTGATCGAAATTCCGGTATCTCGTCCCGATGTGCCAACGTGA
- the hisB gene encoding imidazoleglycerol-phosphate dehydratase HisB, whose protein sequence is MPTRDSELSAALSDLPARTAAIRRTTGETDVHVSLNLDGQGRCSINTGIPFLDHMLHQLASHGLIDLDVQATGDLHIDDHHTNEDVGITLGQALHQALADRKGIVRFGHFLAPLDEALVQVALDFSGRPHLSYGLSIPTQRVGTYDTQLVREFFVAVVNHAHMTLHIRQLDGINSHHIIEATFKAFARSLRMAIEPDPRRSDHIPSSKGIL, encoded by the coding sequence ATGCCTACCCGTGATAGTGAACTGTCGGCTGCCCTCAGTGACTTACCTGCCCGGACAGCAGCCATCCGCCGTACAACTGGCGAAACTGATGTGCATGTGTCTTTGAACTTGGATGGACAGGGACGCTGTTCGATTAATACAGGCATTCCCTTCCTTGACCATATGCTGCATCAATTGGCATCCCATGGGTTGATTGATCTAGATGTGCAGGCTACTGGGGATTTGCATATTGATGATCACCATACCAATGAAGATGTGGGGATTACCTTGGGGCAAGCATTGCATCAGGCGTTGGCCGATCGTAAGGGCATTGTACGGTTTGGGCATTTCCTAGCACCGTTGGATGAAGCCCTAGTGCAAGTAGCTCTGGACTTTTCAGGCAGACCTCACCTGAGCTATGGGTTAAGCATTCCCACTCAGCGGGTAGGTACCTATGACACCCAGTTGGTGCGCGAGTTTTTTGTAGCTGTGGTTAATCACGCTCACATGACGCTTCATATTCGACAACTGGACGGCATCAATTCTCATCACATCATCGAGGCTACCTTCAAGGCATTTGCCCGGTCACTCCGCATGGCTATTGAGCCGGATCCACGTCGATCGGATCACATCCCTAGTTCAAAAGGTATCCTATGA
- the rbfA gene encoding 30S ribosome-binding factor RbfA: MATSRRVERVAALIKREVSQLLMHGIKDDRVGIGMVSITDVDVSGDLQHAKIYVSIYGTDEARSETMEGLKSAAGYVRCELGQRIRLRRTPEVVFLEDRSFERGTKVLSLLNRLSEERSETKS, encoded by the coding sequence ATGGCTACTAGTCGGCGTGTAGAGCGAGTGGCAGCACTGATTAAGCGGGAAGTGAGTCAGTTGCTGATGCATGGCATTAAGGACGATCGCGTTGGCATCGGCATGGTCAGTATTACCGATGTAGATGTATCTGGTGATTTGCAACATGCCAAGATCTACGTCAGCATCTATGGCACCGATGAGGCTCGATCAGAAACCATGGAAGGCTTGAAATCTGCTGCTGGCTATGTTCGCTGTGAACTGGGACAACGAATTCGCCTGCGACGTACCCCTGAAGTGGTTTTTTTGGAAGACCGTTCCTTTGAACGGGGCACCAAAGTGTTATCACTGCTGAATCGCCTGAGTGAAGAGCGTTCCGAGACAAAAAGCTAG
- a CDS encoding FecR domain-containing protein: MSTFMFKSLSLLGLLVTALAACNRLGIVTNPSPPPEAPAVAASTGVTSSPPLSSPIAVVSEILRQPVWVRPAHAQQEVAAQEGMGLQAGETVRTQGDALAQIEFATGLAFRLGKNSVITIQPDRRLKLQSGAMITWVQPGKTVPAEIVTDTAIAGIRGTTVFVNIPTDPKTGTLFFAWEGQVSVRLPNQPGELLLKTGEEVRVWRGERDLERVRRRVRRLKSNEWQQRLRQRDNLLRGFRKALPTLKTIEIIKPGQITPGIR, translated from the coding sequence ATGTCTACGTTTATGTTCAAGAGCCTCAGTCTGCTTGGGCTATTGGTTACTGCGTTAGCAGCCTGCAATCGTTTGGGAATTGTGACCAATCCATCGCCTCCACCGGAAGCCCCTGCTGTTGCGGCTTCAACTGGTGTGACTTCCTCACCCCCACTATCTTCTCCGATCGCTGTTGTTAGTGAAATTTTGCGCCAACCTGTATGGGTGCGCCCAGCCCATGCCCAGCAAGAAGTTGCAGCCCAAGAAGGCATGGGTCTGCAAGCAGGTGAGACGGTTCGCACCCAGGGGGATGCCTTAGCACAAATCGAGTTTGCTACTGGTCTTGCGTTTCGGCTAGGGAAGAATTCGGTGATTACCATTCAGCCCGATCGCCGTCTAAAGTTACAGTCCGGTGCCATGATCACTTGGGTGCAACCAGGGAAAACCGTGCCTGCGGAGATTGTGACTGACACCGCGATCGCAGGCATTCGTGGAACCACCGTCTTCGTAAACATTCCCACTGACCCCAAGACAGGCACCCTGTTTTTTGCCTGGGAAGGCCAAGTCTCTGTACGCCTGCCCAATCAACCCGGTGAACTGTTGCTGAAAACTGGAGAAGAAGTGCGGGTATGGCGAGGTGAACGGGATCTTGAGCGCGTTCGTCGTCGAGTTCGTCGCTTGAAAAGCAATGAGTGGCAGCAGCGACTCCGACAGCGTGACAATCTCTTGCGGGGCTTTAGAAAAGCACTACCAACCCTCAAGACGATCGAGATCATCAAACCTGGACAAATCACCCCTGGTATTCGATAG
- a CDS encoding DinB family protein, whose product MCSHMVLMAAYNAWMNQNLYRAAARLSPEELIADRGAFFGSLMGTLNHMVVADRIWLQRFASHPAQHSALDPIRYLPTPTALDQILFAELAALAEHRAMLDDIISTWVASLTETDLDYRLSYSDRKGVTHRKRLSSLLLHFFNHQTHHRGQATTLLTQAGQDVGVTDLLVLIPNETLN is encoded by the coding sequence ATGTGTAGCCACATGGTCTTGATGGCAGCCTACAATGCCTGGATGAACCAGAACCTCTATAGAGCAGCAGCGAGACTTTCTCCAGAGGAGTTAATTGCTGATCGAGGGGCATTTTTCGGCTCCTTGATGGGAACGCTGAATCACATGGTGGTGGCCGATCGCATCTGGCTTCAACGCTTTGCCAGTCATCCTGCTCAGCATTCTGCCCTTGACCCTATTCGCTACTTGCCTACTCCCACAGCCCTAGACCAAATCTTGTTTGCTGAGCTAGCTGCCTTAGCAGAACACCGCGCTATGCTTGATGACATCATCAGCACATGGGTTGCCTCGTTAACCGAGACAGACTTGGATTACAGGTTGTCCTATAGCGATAGGAAGGGTGTTACTCATCGGAAGCGATTATCTAGCCTGTTACTCCACTTTTTTAATCATCAAACCCACCATCGGGGACAAGCAACCACGCTGTTGACTCAAGCAGGCCAAGATGTGGGGGTTACAGACCTGCTAGTGTTAATTCCAAATGAAACCTTGAATTGA
- a CDS encoding SET domain-containing protein — protein sequence MIHPDTTLTYMNDAIGYGVVATRFIPRGTIVWVLDELDRKFDADYVKSLDPVMRSTIIKYSYRDYQGNYILCWDIARYVNHSFDSSMIGTAYNFEVAARDIYPGEELTDDYGYFNLEEPFDCLPEAGDARTQVMPDDIWHYYAEWDWKAAQAIKQSLHVAQPLWHLMTPSLREKVVAIATGQEPMDSILSIATWNL from the coding sequence ATGATCCATCCTGATACAACGCTGACATACATGAACGATGCGATCGGCTATGGTGTTGTTGCTACTAGATTCATTCCTCGGGGAACCATTGTTTGGGTTCTTGATGAACTAGACCGTAAGTTTGATGCTGATTATGTAAAGTCATTGGATCCAGTCATGAGATCGACCATCATTAAATATAGCTACCGAGATTACCAAGGCAACTATATTTTGTGTTGGGATATTGCTCGGTATGTAAACCACAGCTTTGATTCCAGCATGATTGGAACCGCCTATAATTTTGAGGTGGCTGCTAGGGATATCTATCCTGGAGAAGAACTAACCGATGATTACGGCTATTTCAATCTAGAGGAACCCTTTGACTGCCTGCCAGAAGCTGGGGATGCCCGCACTCAAGTTATGCCAGATGACATTTGGCACTATTACGCAGAATGGGATTGGAAAGCAGCACAGGCAATTAAACAGAGCCTTCACGTTGCCCAACCTCTCTGGCACCTGATGACTCCTAGTCTAAGGGAGAAAGTAGTGGCGATCGCCACTGGCCAAGAGCCGATGGATTCAATCCTGTCGATCGCTACCTGGAATTTGTAG
- a CDS encoding DUF751 family protein: protein MADFFKNVGRYCSYFITITLGVLYVFFQRFVPLFQRPVSAIAVISLLVSSLIFIGFTLRAMLGLNTA from the coding sequence ATGGCAGACTTTTTTAAGAACGTAGGACGCTATTGCAGCTACTTCATTACCATTACATTGGGTGTGTTGTATGTATTTTTCCAGCGGTTCGTGCCTCTATTTCAGCGGCCTGTGAGTGCGATTGCTGTCATTAGCTTGCTGGTATCTAGTTTGATATTTATTGGCTTCACCCTGCGAGCTATGCTGGGTCTGAATACTGCCTAA